A region from the Aegilops tauschii subsp. strangulata cultivar AL8/78 chromosome 5, Aet v6.0, whole genome shotgun sequence genome encodes:
- the LOC109741761 gene encoding AT-hook motif nuclear-localized protein 10 — protein sequence MEGRVGIAVAGGHEAGLGLFRADVSMAEPQGAAKVEYRSSPSSPSTSPTPSPPQAAAGHGGGYAAATPHAWSFAGEQEKPTEARAGDNGNGNGMQMAGDGEQVAGLSSGRRRGRPRGSGRRQILATLGEWYALSAGGSFTPHVIIVPAREDVAARIMSFSQRGPRSVCILAASGTISNVAFNKPGSSGSSDSTFTYEGLFEILQLTGSFTMAEEGGRKRTGGLSVSLAGPDGRVIGGVVAGMLRAATPIQVIVGSFLPNSLKQHQRRMGMHPQPSAVPTPPEADAPPPVLTAAMPISQAAPGNGRHGPPVPMAPLQVHANVEHTATTGPMNLNSSSAGFTMVGWPVGAQPMGHRPSPDINLCLTPQE from the exons ATGGAGGGGAGGGTGGGCATTGCGGTGGCAGGTGGCCATGAAGCCGGTCTCGGCCTGTTCAGAGCAGACGTTTCCATGGCGGAGCCGCAAGGAGCAGCCAAGGTGGAGTACCGCTCCTCTCCCTCCTCGCCGTCGACCTCCCCGACGCCGTCCCCGCCGCAGGCCGCGGCTGGCCACGGAGGAGGGTACGCGGCCGCGACGCCGCACGCGTGGAGCTTCGCCGGCGAGCAGGAAAAGCCGACCGAGGCCCGCGCGGGGGACAACGGCAACGGCAACGGCATGCAGATGGCGGGTGACGGCGAGCAGGTGGCCGGCTTGAGCTCCGGGCGGCGCAGGGGCCGGCCACGCGGCTCCGGGAGACGGCAGATCCTAGCCACCCTAG GGGAATGGTATGCGCTCTCAGCTGGAGGGAGCTTCACACCGCATGTCATCATCGTCCCTGCTAGAGAG GATGTGGCGGCGCGCATAATGTCATTCTCTCAGAGGGGTCCACGCTCGGTCTGCATCCTCGCTGCCAGTGGGACCATCTCTAATGTGGCATTCAACAAGCCTGGCTCATCTGGCTCATCTGATAGCACCTTCACCTACGAG GGCCTGTTTGAGATTCTTCAGCTGACTGGCTCCTTCACAATGGCCGAGGAAGGTGGCCGGAAGAGGACCGGTGGGCTCAGTGTGTCACTTGCTGGCCCCGATGGTCGTGTCATTGGCGGAGTAGTCGCCGGTATGCTGCGTGCTGCCACTCCTATCCAG GTGATTGTGGGGAGCTTCCTACCAAACAGTCTGAAGCAGCATCAGAGGAGGATGGGCATGCACCCGCAACCATCTGCCGTTCCGACGCCGCCGGAGGCTGACGCCCCTCCTCCGGTGCTCACTGCTGCAATGCCCATCTCTCAGGCGGCTCCTGGCAATGGTCGCCATGGGCCTCCGGTCCCCATGGCGCCCCTACAAGTCCATGCCAATGTGGAGCACACTGCAACCACCGGCCCCATGAACCTGAACTCAAGCTCCGCAGGCTTCACCATGGTCGGCTGGCCTGTTGGCGCACAACCCATGGGTCACAGGCCTTCCCCTGATATCAACCTCTGCTTGACTCCCCAGGAGTAG